The Deinococcus koreensis genome window below encodes:
- a CDS encoding cyclic-di-AMP receptor, whose product MKLVLAVIQDADASALMRVLSEQAFEVTKLASTGGFLREGNTTLMIGVSDERMEDLKRLVRQTCRTRTRLVAPSVPMGEQNESLVSDPVEVPVGGAVMFVMGVQEFVKV is encoded by the coding sequence ATGAAGCTGGTTCTCGCGGTCATTCAGGATGCAGACGCCTCGGCACTGATGCGCGTGTTGTCCGAACAGGCCTTCGAAGTGACGAAACTCGCCAGCACGGGCGGCTTCCTGCGTGAAGGCAACACCACCCTGATGATCGGCGTGAGTGACGAGCGCATGGAGGATCTCAAGCGCCTGGTGCGCCAGACCTGCCGCACGCGTACCCGGCTGGTCGCCCCCAGCGTGCCCATGGGCGAGCAGAACGAGAGTCTGGTCAGCGACCCGGTGGAGGTGCCGGTGGGCGGCGCCGTGATGTTCGTGATGGGCGTGCAGGAATTCGTCAAGGTCTGA